In the genome of Arachis hypogaea cultivar Tifrunner chromosome 9, arahy.Tifrunner.gnm2.J5K5, whole genome shotgun sequence, the window TTGGGGGTGGGCAGATATTGGTTTGCATGGGACAAATCTTTTGAAAATGAACTTACTTTGCCATACAGGTGGATATATCATCATTATATTGCTATGCTAATGGCTCTCGTGAGTCTCACTTGGGAAATTAAAGGACAACCAGATTGTGCAAAAACACAGGTTTCTCTTCCATTGTTCTGTCTgtagtttttcttttcccttGTGATATTTACCTGTTTCACTCGTTAAGTCTCGTTAATGCTTGCTTGCAGAGAGGTGTGCAACTTTTCCTGCAGTGGGCTATGATGCAGGGAGTTGCAATGCTTCTACAAAACAGATATCAGCGTCAGAGACTTTATACTCGAATTGCATTAGGAAAGGTGCCACTTTTAAATAGTCACACAATCTTTCATCCAGTCTAGTTCCTTTAGTGTTTGGCTCATTATGTGTATTTGATGCTCAGTGAAGTCATATAAGTCTACAAACTTGTGTGCAATCATCTGATCTATAGCAAGTTTTTTTGTGGTGAAGTGCAATCATCTGATCTATAGCATTATTTTTATGGTGAAATGACTGATATATCTCAAGGCATGTTGACTGAATAGAAATATACATATACAGTTTTGATGCTTGTTTTTCTCTGAATTTTAGGCTAAGAGGATGGATGTTGTTTGGGGAGAAACAGCTGGTGTGGATGGCCAACTGTGGCTGTTGTGTCCTATACTTTTCATATTGCAGGTAAATTTTTCTTATGACTTATTTTTCAAGTTCATAGATGTGATTATGAGCTGGTTTTCTAATTCTTGTGAGATGTATATATTATCTTATTGATGATTTGTCAGTTACTCCATCTAGTGGGATAAAGATTTGCtgttgatgataatgatgatgatgattttttatttagCATGTTTTGGGTCGGGTGTGATAATGGATTAATTCAGAAGTGCATATTGTATTAAACTGGGTAGCAAATATAACTGAAGCTGTTTTATGCTTAGGCACTCTCTTTTATGGAGGCAAATATAGGTGAAGGATAAGTGTTACCCTTTTAAATAGGCTTGCCCTTGAATTTATTTTGCTGGTTTTGTATGCAGTATgcacctcctctctctctctctctctcacacacacacacacacacacacacacacactgaaATTATCTGCTGTATTCATGCCTTAGAAATCATTGGCTTGAACATACTTGAGTATGGCTTTTTGATATTCCTTCATTGTTTAGGGATTTGAGGCATATGTTGGACTATTGTTGCTCCAGACTGCATTTGTTGGGGTTATTTCCGAGTGGCAGGTAATACTATGCTTGTGCTTCCAATGTTATTTATTGTTCATTTTGTATATCAATTGATTGAACAGGATAGataatataaataaacaaaaatactcCAGTTACAATCTGTTGCATGGATTTGGCTGTATAACAATGTACTCTTGGATCAGGTAATATTTTGTGGTATCCTGTTGGTCTTGATGGCCATTGGGAACTTTACAAATACGGTACAGATTCTTATGACAAAATCAAGATTTAAGGCAAAGATGAGAAGAAGCAAGAGCAAGCAGGCATTGAATTAGCGCAGTTGTGAATTTCTTGTGCATTCATACGATCAGGATTTTTTGCAGTCGTTTCAGTTTTGACCACAATTCAAGCTAGTGATAGTTTTTGGCTGTGTTTTAGCATCAATCATCTAGTGTGTCCAAGCATAAAGCATAAATTTGGGTTAAAATCACAATGTCCTGCATACTTGTCACCGCGGATGTGATAACTGAATCTTTTGGTCACAATATAATCTATTTAGAATTGGGAAAATTCAGTGAAGTAATACCATGTCATAACTCATGTGAGAGTAGTCCAGGATTTTGACAGATGGCAAGTTAGGGTCCTCTTCAGTTTGTTTCcgtatttctctttttcttctctggggctttagtttattttaattgaaatgCTTTTGTATGTTTATTGGTAGGGCTACGCAATTgcaaattatgtgaaaaactaaTATTCATTGTTTTATCTAGTATAATTATACCTATATTAAAAGCAAAAATAGTTCTACATATTATCAAATATATATGGCTTTACTATGATAGAGATGAAAACATAGATAGAAacggttaaaagttaaaacaccaTGTAAGGAGGAAATAAAAGTGTTATTACAATATTGAATGGATATTCTCATCGATTGTAATGGCTCAATCGGGCTTGCTGTGTCTAAAACTACTTATCTCTCTGAAAATTCAATAGTTAAGTTGTAAatgttatcataaaaaaaaaaaaaaagttgtaaaTGTTAGAAAAGCACCAAATTttgtttaccaaaaaaaaaaaaaaagatacaaatttTCGAAGTGAAGATCATTTAGAATAAAAGAAGTACAATGTTAAATTAATATGAATATTTTTGAGAAGCGAATAACAAGGATTGTGCTGTACTAAACTCAAATAATGAAAATTATTCCAGTTGAATTTTAGCGTACTGTTTTGCTAGATAAGAAAATTCgacttcaatttatttttttacgtgAAAATTCACATACAATTATTTTCATGAGAAGGTACCTGTTGCAATTTTTGTTTTTGTCCAGACTTTGAATTGATTAACGTATCATCAAAGTTTAGAAGAACTTGAAATTGTGAACGTATATGGGGTCGGATGCCGCAACTTGCTTCTTACCTGAATTCTTTTACTATATGGGGGAATTGGCTTTAGTACTTCACCCATTTTCCTAGTTCCTACTCATTTATATCCAAAGGAAAGGTCAATTCTACTTCTTTCTACGTTAGCTTAAGGATACAATTCTAGCCGTTTGATTCCCGTtccattatatttatatatagtcaTGGACATGTGTGCTACGATTTCTTTATCTATTATGCCTTAACGGTTGGCACTATCATCAATAAAATTAGTTTACTTTTAAAAAGTACTAATAACCCACAGAAAGGAAAGGGTCCCAAAGAATGAGTAACACAGTTGGCCTTAAGATACCTTCTCCCATCATAACACCGCCTCCTCCTTCCTTTCCTATCAAGTAAAGAAATCAAAAGTACctcacaaaatataatttgatagtttcattgattttattttcactttatcttttatctttgttGCATCTttatttagataaattgtaatgctAAAAGCGTCATACATGATTttgattatgatatttttttaaaaacattataGTTATTACATTATTCATGTTAATATATAATATTGTGAAAAGAATAAAGTGAGGGTGAGAACTGAGAAGATGATTTGTTTAAAGTTgtagtataaaattatatataattttttaagcaATAATGTAATATTTAAATAACATTTACAATTTGATAAATTATATAATTGCAATAAATGTGAGAAACAATAAAAGAATACTCAATAAATAACTAGTCAACATAAAGTCTAGATATGTAATTTTTTGAACTTTTaatatgtgatttttttttattttaaatgtgtGAATTTTATGGCTAATTTCTATTGTTCTCTTAGTAAAATAGATATATTCCTttcctttaaaaatattaatatacgtTCCTAAATTATCATTCTAAATATCCCCttgattttcaaataaaaaacatttattaATCTTTTTACCTTCTTAAAGTAAAAAAGTACAAGAATTAGGAAgatttttttacttaaatttaaAGGATAACTACATATTCTAgctaaaaattaaactcatgatgtcttatttaaaaataataaataatcacaACTATTTTAACTAACATTTTCATTTACTACTATTACACACATGCTTTAAATTCGgagaaaaattaatataataactattcataaagatatattcatattaaaataataatttaaaatataaacatatgttatattaaataatttaattaaattagaataatattacacattcaaatttttttattaaataaatctaaataaattagtctaatatcaacaaaaattagttataaataatattactttaaattttattatttaatttaattaaatttaattcataaaaaCATTTTAATGTATAACATTACTCATTAAATTATtcaactattttttattattattaaataaaaatttatatataattatttttatataaaattaatatttaaaaattattaaataatttaataaatttaactaaatcattatctaataattattaccTTCACAAGTGCATGTAAATCTTTCCCTTATCATTATCATTAATGCATTTTCATCCAAAATActtaccaaaaaaataaataggaataattagtaattaattaatattatgttAACATGAACGTGAGAAGAGGACATTGGGTATATACGCGTTGCTTGGCTGGGTggctcttctctctctctctctctctcatcacaACAAAACCATCTGTCTCCATCgcttttcattattatccatccATTCATGATTCATCCCTTCCTTTCGTTCTTTGCAACAATCGAAACCATTACACACTAAACAAGCCAACAAACCCTAGCAACAACATTATCAATCTTACTCTCACAACCATTTGCAACCATCTATTCAGTTTAGTTGAGGTGAGGTTaattcctttttctctttctcctattTTCGCTTTCTCCTAATTTTGGCTTCCCCAATCtgttattccttttttttttatttcgttcCGTATTTGTTTTTCCCACCTTTCACTCTCTTCAATTCTTTGGGCAATTCGGGTGTTCTGCATTTTTTTAGTTCCGATTTGGGTTCTGCTCCAACCTTTCTCTGCATTcctctttaattaatttttaattttttttctcttttgatggACCGCAGAGATTTTAATCCTCACAGGCGTCCTGGTCATTTGGTAAGGATTcttatttttctgcataattagtGAAATTTGCATGCGGGTTGGGATTTCATAGTTCGATTTCGTGGTTCTTCAAACATAATTAATACAATCCGATGTCTCTTGTTGGAGTTCTTAGATTGCTTAATTAATTGGGTCAATGAAGGATTTTTGACCGTTGTTAAGTGGTGTGATCCATTATCATTTTAGGGGGAATTCCTTCTTAATATCCCAAATTCTGCAATTTATACAATTGATGCAAATATGTGATTCATGACATTTTGGATTCAGAGATGATCTACCACTTTatgacattttaaaaaatttgatgtttgTGTGATTGAGGTGTTAGGGAAAGCGCTAGGTATGAATATGACATGATATTTCTTTTTGTCAACATGTCAAGCATCAAGTTCTTGAAGAATTGTTTCCCTTGGAATTCGAAAATACCATGTGCACACCAAATCACCCACATATTTACATGTGTTAATGTGTATTTAGAATTTgagtttattaattattatgatcCAATAAATGCCAGCTACTAGATAGGGTTACTTTTGTTACACTGAACGCGACCACCCTTATAGCGGATGGATGTATGTTCAGTTTATCTGTTTGAAATGTTTCTGCATTGGTTTCTTTGAATTTGCTGGAAATTAAAGCTTcctgtattattattatataggcACATGCTTCTCCTCCTGGTTACTTTGTCCGCTTTGAGAATTCAAATTCCAAGGACGATTCATATTTGAGGAAGAAGACAGGGACAGGGATGCGTCGGTGGCTGTGTTGCACGTGTCAGGTAGAAGAGTCTTACCCATCGCATGAAAGTGAGCACCTGAAAAGCCCAAGGAATTATGGAGATGGTAAGTTTTTTAATTTAATCCATTTTGCTATTTCTTCCAACTACTAATTAGTATTTACTGCTTGAGAAAGATGCTAGTAacaatgaatggtaaaggaacACTCTTCATTTATCATTTTTCGTTTGTTTTAGGCAaccaaaaaggttcaaaggcgtCAGCGCCCGTCAAATCAGAACCACATAAGGCACCACCGCCTATTGAGGTTCCGGCATTATCTTTAGAGGAGCTGAAGGAGAAGACTGAGAATTTTGGATCAAAGGCATTGATTGGTGAAGGATCATATGGAAGAGTGTATTATGCAACCTTAAACGATGGGAAAACAGTGGCTGTGAAAAAGCTTGATGTTTCATCTGAACCTGAAACAAATAATGAGTTTTTGACCCAGGCATGTTTCTGCAACCCATAATAAGTTTATATGCTGCAAGCAAGTTGGTCAGTGTATGGTCATTGTCAATTTATTAGCTTCTTCAATATTTTTCTATTCAGGTTTCTATGGTTTCAAGGCTGAAGAACGATAATTTTGTTGAGCTGCAAGGGTATTGTGTTGAAGGAAATCTTCGGTTACTTGCATACGAGTATGCTACTATGGGCTCTCTTCATGACATATTGCACGGTATGCAATCTCATATTCTTGTCATATATTTCACATCCAAGATCTTCCATTTATGAATTTTGTCTTTCAAAATACAGGTAGAAAGGGAGTTCAAGGGGCACAACCAGGGCCAACTCTTGATTGGATACAGCGAGTTAGAATTGCAGTTGACGCAGCAAGGGGATTAGAATATTTGCATGAGAAAGTTCAACCCGCTATTATACACAGAGATATCAGATCAAGCAATGTGCTCATCTTTGAAGATTTTAAGGCTAAGATAGCTGATTTTAACCTTTCAAATCAGGCCCCTGACATGGCTGCACGCCTTCATTCTACTCGAGTGTTGGGAACTTTTGGTTATCATGCTCCAGAGTAAGCTTCCAGAACATGCCAACTTTTTAATTATATGCCTACGTTTCTTTTGTAGAAAAAGAGATTTTATTAGAAGAGAAGGAAAGAGTGAAATAGACGTTGAGACATGCTACaaataaagga includes:
- the LOC112712374 gene encoding PTI1-like tyrosine-protein kinase 3 encodes the protein MRRWLCCTCQVEESYPSHESEHLKSPRNYGDGNQKGSKASAPVKSEPHKAPPPIEVPALSLEELKEKTENFGSKALIGEGSYGRVYYATLNDGKTVAVKKLDVSSEPETNNEFLTQVSMVSRLKNDNFVELQGYCVEGNLRLLAYEYATMGSLHDILHGRKGVQGAQPGPTLDWIQRVRIAVDAARGLEYLHEKVQPAIIHRDIRSSNVLIFEDFKAKIADFNLSNQAPDMAARLHSTRVLGTFGYHAPEYAMTGQLTQKSDVYSFGVVLLELLTGRKPVDHTMPRGQQSLVTWATPRLSEDKVKQCVDPKLKGDYPPKGVAKLAAVAALCVQYEAEFRPNMSIVVKALQPLLKTPAPAAPES